The following proteins are encoded in a genomic region of Aptenodytes patagonicus chromosome 13, bAptPat1.pri.cur, whole genome shotgun sequence:
- the CDR2 gene encoding cerebellar degeneration-related protein 2 isoform X1 — protein MLADSLVEEFEIREDEPWYDQQDLQQDLHLAAELGKTLLDRNTELEESLQQMYATNQEQLQEIEYLTKQVELLRQMNDQHAKVYEQLDVTARELEDTNQKLVAESRASQQKILSLTETIENLQTHIDDLQRQVEELKKSGRGRMSHERSDQPRSMHSFSCLKELYDLRQYFVYDHVFAEKITSMDSQLSPLEEENENLKKAVTVLQAQLNLEKEKRVTMEEEYSLMVKENCDLEQRLVDTDLYRARAEELEVEVAEMRQILQSENTFHNAEKLVPESFFISFKESLERELGQSPADDGLLTVSELEKKALKRSSSETFLSSAAGGDILRGHEETCIRRAEAVKQRGISVLNEVDAQYNALKVKYEELLKKCQMDEDSLKHKAVQTLKQYSKDLHVGNTQYDLSASNQECTNVELSDSPTNALPEYKALFKEIFSCIRKTKEEIDEHRAKYKSLSSQP, from the exons ATGCTGGCCGACAGCCTAGTGGAGGAGTTCGAGATCCGCGAGGATGAGCCCTGGTACGACCAGCAGGACCTGCAGCAAG ATCTTCACCTTGCTGCTGAGCTTGGGAAGACACTACTGGACCGTAACACTGAACTAGAAGAATCTTTACAGCAAATGTATGCAACAAATCAAGAGCAACTGCAGGAGATAGAG TACCTCACAAAGCAAGTGGAGCTCTTGCGTCAGATGAATGATCAGCATGCAAAAGTTTATGAACAGCTGGATGTGACAGCAAGAGAACTCGAAGACACTAATCAAAAACTAGTTGCGGAGAGTAGAGCTTCACAACAAAAGATATTAAG CTTGACAGAGACTATTGAAAATCTGCAAACACACATAGATGACCTGCAACGACAAGTAGAAGAATTGAAAAAGTCTGGACGAGGCCGGATGAGCCACGAGAGATCTGACCAGCCAAGATCAATGCATAGTTTCTCATGTTTGAAGGAGCTGTATGACCTTCGCCA GTATTTTGTTTATGATCACGTGTTTGCAGAAAAGATTACTTCGATGGATAGTCAGCTAAGTCCcctagaagaagaaaatgagaacttaAAAAAGGCAGTTACAGTTCTGCAAGCCCAACTTAACctagaaaaagagaagagggTAACAATGGAAGAGGAATATAGTCTTATGGTAAAAGAAAACTGTGACCTTGAACAGAGGCTTGTTGATACAGATTTATATCGGGCTCGTGCAGAGGAGTTGGAAGTGGAAGTAGCTGAAATGCGACAAATACTTCAGTCTGAAAACACATTCCATAATGCAGAGAAATTGGTGCCAGaatcctttttcatttcattcaaggAATCTTTGGAAAGGGAGCTTGGTCAGAGCCCGGCAGATGATGGACTTCTGACTGTATCAGAGCTTGAGAAGAAGGCACTGAAACGGAGCAGCAGTGAAACTTTCCtaagcagtgctgcagggggagACATTCTAAGGGGCCATGAAGAAACATGTATTAGGAGAGCTGAAGCTGTGAAGCAGCGAGGAATCTCTGTACTTAATGAAGTTGATGCTCAGTATAATGCTCTGAAAGTGAAGTATGAGGAACTTTTGAAGAAGTGTCAAATGGATGAAGATTCTTTGAAACACAAGGCTGTACAAACGCTGAAGCAGTATTCCAAAGACCTACATGTGGGGAATACCCAGTATGATCTTTCAGCTAGCAATCAAGAATGCACAAATGTGGAGCTAAGTGACTCTCCCACAAATGCTCTTCCTGAATATAAAGCACTCTTCAAGGAAATTTTTAGCTGTatcagaaaaacaaaggaagaaatagaTGAACACAGAGCTAAGTACAAGTCCCTCTCCTCTCAGCCATAA
- the CDR2 gene encoding cerebellar degeneration-related protein 2 isoform X2, with protein sequence MFLLEVYFSYLTKQVELLRQMNDQHAKVYEQLDVTARELEDTNQKLVAESRASQQKILSLTETIENLQTHIDDLQRQVEELKKSGRGRMSHERSDQPRSMHSFSCLKELYDLRQYFVYDHVFAEKITSMDSQLSPLEEENENLKKAVTVLQAQLNLEKEKRVTMEEEYSLMVKENCDLEQRLVDTDLYRARAEELEVEVAEMRQILQSENTFHNAEKLVPESFFISFKESLERELGQSPADDGLLTVSELEKKALKRSSSETFLSSAAGGDILRGHEETCIRRAEAVKQRGISVLNEVDAQYNALKVKYEELLKKCQMDEDSLKHKAVQTLKQYSKDLHVGNTQYDLSASNQECTNVELSDSPTNALPEYKALFKEIFSCIRKTKEEIDEHRAKYKSLSSQP encoded by the exons ATGTTCCTACTTGAAGTTTACTTTTCA TACCTCACAAAGCAAGTGGAGCTCTTGCGTCAGATGAATGATCAGCATGCAAAAGTTTATGAACAGCTGGATGTGACAGCAAGAGAACTCGAAGACACTAATCAAAAACTAGTTGCGGAGAGTAGAGCTTCACAACAAAAGATATTAAG CTTGACAGAGACTATTGAAAATCTGCAAACACACATAGATGACCTGCAACGACAAGTAGAAGAATTGAAAAAGTCTGGACGAGGCCGGATGAGCCACGAGAGATCTGACCAGCCAAGATCAATGCATAGTTTCTCATGTTTGAAGGAGCTGTATGACCTTCGCCA GTATTTTGTTTATGATCACGTGTTTGCAGAAAAGATTACTTCGATGGATAGTCAGCTAAGTCCcctagaagaagaaaatgagaacttaAAAAAGGCAGTTACAGTTCTGCAAGCCCAACTTAACctagaaaaagagaagagggTAACAATGGAAGAGGAATATAGTCTTATGGTAAAAGAAAACTGTGACCTTGAACAGAGGCTTGTTGATACAGATTTATATCGGGCTCGTGCAGAGGAGTTGGAAGTGGAAGTAGCTGAAATGCGACAAATACTTCAGTCTGAAAACACATTCCATAATGCAGAGAAATTGGTGCCAGaatcctttttcatttcattcaaggAATCTTTGGAAAGGGAGCTTGGTCAGAGCCCGGCAGATGATGGACTTCTGACTGTATCAGAGCTTGAGAAGAAGGCACTGAAACGGAGCAGCAGTGAAACTTTCCtaagcagtgctgcagggggagACATTCTAAGGGGCCATGAAGAAACATGTATTAGGAGAGCTGAAGCTGTGAAGCAGCGAGGAATCTCTGTACTTAATGAAGTTGATGCTCAGTATAATGCTCTGAAAGTGAAGTATGAGGAACTTTTGAAGAAGTGTCAAATGGATGAAGATTCTTTGAAACACAAGGCTGTACAAACGCTGAAGCAGTATTCCAAAGACCTACATGTGGGGAATACCCAGTATGATCTTTCAGCTAGCAATCAAGAATGCACAAATGTGGAGCTAAGTGACTCTCCCACAAATGCTCTTCCTGAATATAAAGCACTCTTCAAGGAAATTTTTAGCTGTatcagaaaaacaaaggaagaaatagaTGAACACAGAGCTAAGTACAAGTCCCTCTCCTCTCAGCCATAA